A window of Thiocapsa bogorovii genomic DNA:
CGAGCCAACACGGCAAAGGTGAAGTCATCCAGACGGACGGCGCACTCCTGCGGGGCGAGTTGGGTGACGAGCTTCTCCTCGAGCTGGCGCAACAACCGCTCCATGCCCTCGACACCCAACGCCTTGGAGATGTCCTGAAACCGATCCAGTTCGATCAGAAGAAGTCCGGCGCCGGGCGAGTGCGCCTCCGGTTCCTGAACCACGCGATCGAGACCACGCAGAAATGCCTCCTTCGAGAGCAACCCTGTGAGGGCGTCGCTGCGCTCTTCACTAACCCGACGCCCCTTGAGCAAGCGCGACATGCGGATGCGATGCTCGATCGCGCCGATCAGCTGCTCGCGCTGGATCGGCTTGGCGATAAAGCTGTCGCCCCCGACCCGCAGCGCTTCCAGTTGCTTGTCCGGATCGGTCTCTGCGGAGAGAAAGATGATGGGTGTGTCGAAGTAGTCGCCGTGATCCCGGATGATCGCCGTCAACTCGGTCCCGCTCGCATCCGGCATATAGAGATCCATCAGGACGAGATCCGGCTGAGCCTCTTGCATCTTCCGGAGGATCTCCAGGGGTCGATCGACGATATGCGGCTCCATCCCCGCCTTGCTCAGCAGCAACGCGATGTATTTGGCCTGCAGCGGGTCGTCTTCGACCACCAGGATTCGGGGTTGGCTACCCCTGGCCGGGCCGCTCAACTCGATGAGACGCTTCGCCAAGTCGGGTAGTGCGATCGGGGTCGGAAAATAGCCGCGGGCACCGGCGCGCATGACCTCGAGCCGCGTCTCGATGTTCTCCGCGTCGGCGATACAGACCACCTCGGGTCTCTTGGGTCCGGTGCCGGGCAGAGTCTCCGCCGGAGTCCCCGCCAGGCGCTCGATCAAACCGGATGGACCGGTGCCGGATGCCATGTAGCGCAGATCGAGTATCAGTGCCCCGGGACGCGTCCGCCCGAGGGCAGCCTCGAGCGCTTCGAGCTCCCCAAAGGCATCGAGCTGCAACCCGGCCTGCCGAATCAGACTCGCGAGCCCGGCCTGCAGTGCCGAATCGCCGCCGAGGTAGAAGATCCTGTTTTCGGAAGTCGCAAAATCTGCTTCGGTCATGATCGAAAGCGCCTCGGTGGGGCGTCGAGAGATCCTGTCTGCCGTGGCGTGGTCTGAAACCGTCGACACGAGCAGACTTCCTTGAGTCCCGCTTCAGGATCGGCAGCCCGAGCCCAAAGGTCAAGCAAAAGCCGGCATGCGGCACACCTTGCGTTCGATCGGGTTGAAATCCCGGCGGCCTTTCGTTAGTTTCAATCGACATGCTGCTGGGGGTGTCCGGCACGCGTGACCCCACCCGAACAGGCTGCCTGTCGATCGACCGGTGCCGCTTGCGTTCTCGATGGCGTCACGCGGCGGGCTGAGAAAGACCCTTCGAACCTGATCCGGATCATGCCGACGCAGGAAAGCAGGCGACGAGGACGGATCATGAGGCGCGGGTCTCGAGTGATGACGCCGCCCTCCGGGGAACGCCTTTGTGCACCCGGCACGACGATCCGGTCAGTGTATCGCATGAGCCCCGCGGGCTCTCGGTTCCTGCCGCCTCGACTCGGGATCCGCATCGATCCCGACCACCCCGCCTCTCCTCCTGCCGGATGGCGTCGATCATCGTCCGCCTTCATGCGTTCGGGCCGCAGCCTATACAGCCGATCCGGCCCCATATCATCGGCGCCACCATACGCTACGCGTCCGTCGAGAGGAGATTCCATGAGCGCCATCCCACAGGCCTTCGTCCAGAAGACCGCCGAGCTGTCCGACGAGGTTACGCGGCCCTTTCCAAGCTCGCGCAAGATCTATGTGACGGGTTCGCGTCGGGACCTGCGCGTCCCCATGCGCGAGATCACGCTAAGCCCGACGCAGACCAACGAAGGGAGCGAAGAGAATCCGCCCGTCATGGTGTACGACACCTCGGGGCCCTACACGGACCCGACGGCGCACATTGACCTCCTCGCCGGCCTGGCCGATCTGCGCAGCACCTGGATCGAAGAGCGCGACGACACCGAGCTGCTCGGCGGACCCACCTCCGCCTTCGGGCGCGAGCGCCAATCCGACCCGCGGCTCGCACATCTGCGCTTCGAGCACATCCGCACCCCGCGTCGCGCCAAACCGGGACGTAACGTCACTCAGATGCACTATGCCCGAGCGGGCATCGTCACCCCGGAGATGGAATTCGTCGCCATCCGCGAGAACATGCGCTTGGATGAGCTGCGCGCAGACCCCCGCTACGCAAAGCTCCTGCGCCAGCATCGCGGCCACTCCTTCGGCGCCGACTTGCCCGAGGCCATCACCCCCGAATTCATCCGCGACGAGGTCGCCCGCGGGCGTGCCATTATCCCGGCCAACATCAACCACCCCGAGCTCGAGCCCATGATCATCGGGCGCAACTTCCGGGTGAAGATCAACACCAATATCGGCAACTCGGCCGTCACCTCCAGCATTGAGGAAGAGGTCGAGAAGATGGTCTGGTCGGCACGCTGGGGCGGCGACACCTTAATGGATCTCTCCACCGGCAAGAACATCCACGAGACCCGCGAGTGGATCCTGCGCAACGCGCCTGTGCCCATCGGCACCGTGCCCATCTACCAGGCACTCGAAAAGGTCGACGGCAAGCCCGAGGAGCTGACCTGGGAGATGTTCCGCGACACCCTGATCGAGCAGGCCGAACAGGGCGTGGACTATTTCACCATCCATGCCGGCGTGCTGTTGCGCTATGTCCCGCTGACCGCGGAGCGTCTCACCGGCATCGTCTCGCGCGGCGGCTCCATCCTGGCCAAGTGGTGTCTTGCCCACCATAAGGAGAATTTTCTCTACACACACTTCGACGACATCTGCGAGATCATGAAGGCCTACGACGTCTCCTTCAGCTTGGGAGATGGGCTGCGACCGGGCTCGATCGCCGATGCCAACGACGCCGCCCAGTTCGCGGAGCTGGAGACTTTGGGCGAGCTGACCAAGCGCGCCTGGGAGCACGATGTCCAGGTCATGATCGAAGGCCCCGGCCATGTGCCGCTGCAG
This region includes:
- a CDS encoding EAL domain-containing protein; this encodes MTEADFATSENRIFYLGGDSALQAGLASLIRQAGLQLDAFGELEALEAALGRTRPGALILDLRYMASGTGPSGLIERLAGTPAETLPGTGPKRPEVVCIADAENIETRLEVMRAGARGYFPTPIALPDLAKRLIELSGPARGSQPRILVVEDDPLQAKYIALLLSKAGMEPHIVDRPLEILRKMQEAQPDLVLMDLYMPDASGTELTAIIRDHGDYFDTPIIFLSAETDPDKQLEALRVGGDSFIAKPIQREQLIGAIEHRIRMSRLLKGRRVSEERSDALTGLLSKEAFLRGLDRVVQEPEAHSPGAGLLLIELDRFQDISKALGVEGMERLLRQLEEKLVTQLAPQECAVRLDDFTFAVLARRATREALDGLGEQILRTFGATKLRVEDKRLSLTVTIGIGLFEPPADDAITMVSRSRTTVARARQVGGNRVRVWTPVIAPDRGSDYERLLKQLVDTAVNRDGLLLMFQPIVSLGANVGELYEVQLRLRTLDGEHVPAADFLPVVERGGLMTRIDRWVLEHSLDVMDAQRKTHPKLRLLIHQTVASVAAEGWLPWFREQMVRRNLIRRRPLLQFQMHDVREHLGAAKPLVDVLRKYGIQVCVANVSGDAADLELLADLPVALAKLSFATLINADPAELLHVVQEIRTNGASVIAAGIEDPATITRVWNCRPDYIQGNSVQMPSSELSYDFHQSADDI
- the thiC gene encoding phosphomethylpyrimidine synthase ThiC, with the protein product MSAIPQAFVQKTAELSDEVTRPFPSSRKIYVTGSRRDLRVPMREITLSPTQTNEGSEENPPVMVYDTSGPYTDPTAHIDLLAGLADLRSTWIEERDDTELLGGPTSAFGRERQSDPRLAHLRFEHIRTPRRAKPGRNVTQMHYARAGIVTPEMEFVAIRENMRLDELRADPRYAKLLRQHRGHSFGADLPEAITPEFIRDEVARGRAIIPANINHPELEPMIIGRNFRVKINTNIGNSAVTSSIEEEVEKMVWSARWGGDTLMDLSTGKNIHETREWILRNAPVPIGTVPIYQALEKVDGKPEELTWEMFRDTLIEQAEQGVDYFTIHAGVLLRYVPLTAERLTGIVSRGGSILAKWCLAHHKENFLYTHFDDICEIMKAYDVSFSLGDGLRPGSIADANDAAQFAELETLGELTKRAWEHDVQVMIEGPGHVPLQMIEENVTKELRDCYEAPFYTLGPLITDIAPAYDHITSGIGAANIGWYGTAMLCYVTPKEHLGLPDKQDVRDGIVTYKIAAHGADLAKGLPGAQIRDNALSKARFEFRWEDQFNLSLDPERAREFHDQTMPHESHKVAHFCSMCGPHFCSMKITQDVRDYALAHRLDDVEIAIEEGMREKASEFRKEGAQIYKAV